Proteins co-encoded in one Natronorubrum daqingense genomic window:
- a CDS encoding DUF5799 family protein, with product MSDTSWTDQIVGARMTVDQEFSSRIADSRFSNQQWSLIMTATEFEIEQPADPESARIVANTENVEQIIPELENIPTGMGAMGGGPGGQQGGSSSGGILDSILGAFGLGGDGDDNSHAEQERAAESLTQEYAEQLQAELESKGRWDTVRQAAASEQ from the coding sequence ATGAGTGACACCTCGTGGACGGATCAGATCGTCGGCGCGCGCATGACCGTCGATCAGGAGTTCTCCTCGCGGATCGCAGATTCTCGCTTTAGCAACCAACAGTGGAGTCTGATCATGACCGCGACGGAGTTCGAAATCGAACAGCCAGCGGACCCCGAGAGCGCCCGAATCGTCGCCAACACGGAGAACGTCGAGCAGATCATCCCCGAACTCGAGAACATTCCGACGGGGATGGGTGCGATGGGCGGCGGCCCCGGCGGTCAGCAAGGAGGCTCCTCGAGCGGCGGGATACTCGACTCGATTTTGGGGGCATTCGGCCTCGGCGGCGACGGCGACGACAACTCACACGCCGAACAGGAGCGAGCGGCCGAATCGCTCACACAGGAGTACGCCGAGCAGTTACAGGCCGAACTCGAGTCGAAGGGACGTTGGGACACAGTTCGACAGGCCGCGGCGTCCGAGCAGTGA
- a CDS encoding DUF7545 family protein: protein MSDDIETTTFEISADDSTDDVTIPSGLVDLVAEGDQSDAETVGDVMLLSFASRAHHIVHHGEGADEELEAQEQRIMDLFEERFGVTYGEATGHQH from the coding sequence ATGTCCGACGATATCGAGACGACGACGTTCGAAATCAGCGCCGACGACAGTACCGACGACGTGACTATTCCGTCCGGACTCGTCGATCTCGTCGCCGAAGGCGACCAGTCTGACGCCGAAACTGTCGGCGACGTGATGCTCCTCTCCTTCGCTAGTCGCGCCCATCACATCGTCCACCACGGCGAAGGCGCAGACGAGGAACTCGAGGCTCAAGAGCAGCGTATCATGGACCTCTTCGAGGAGCGATTCGGCGTAACCTACGGCGAAGCGACGGGTCACCAGCACTGA
- a CDS encoding DUF7282 domain-containing protein, translating into MTGERGVAGAVLVVAFLMVTSVLAMPVISDSVSPFADGEAADSSDAEAIDADAGDLTATPASFAQDDTDETVEIDGVDETDDTDDGADADDGDDADAGDDIDIDADDDAVEDGIDEGVELAQSQGVEVSQEQRDAALEAASESAAQHQDAESEQVQEAAKGAVHGSLMQEQRVEVEQIQAAVGGSTDGALAQHQTVEASQMQAATWGATHGALAQEQRVAVEQIQVATYGGAAGAAAEAGEKEIDEKPKIQEAAQGASYGVLEQHQQLTAEQRQQVTLEHVQHAAAGASAGALDGSTETALEQDQRIDVEQEQRVDIKQVQKAATGGAKGALVQQQEVSVEQTQSAAHGASAGALKQVQTVSVEQVQRVSSTQIQEASFGGAKGSISQSQEATVEQVQAAADGAAGGVLVQQQEVSISQLQYAAVGAAEGSIEGAIQEQVVEVEQIQAAAFGAGEGAVVQHQVVDVTQVQKLATGSASGVLAQHQEATVEQLQIAASSACQETAKVVQYQQISITQLQVLTQDAASDATAYAIAEGIDDGVVLAQYVEIELEQRIEVIDELEGEASITFADQEREDGERVVVDSVDLSEGGFVAIYAGDSVADPDAVLGVSESLESGEHADVEIDLEEPLEDDQTLVAVAHHDTTDDGSFEYAASDGVEDEPYVTPNGAPVLDTALVTVEDVDDPDPEAVLEVSDQTGDGETLVVDEASADTDFAVTAEYDGEQVESERFEANDTQTDLELALEPPIENDTSVDVAVVDDEGEELATDSIEYELADDPPDPEATLEVSDQTGEGDSLVVDEASADVPFVLTVSDDGEQLGQSEAFEANDSVGPESIDLEPPLEEDATLEVALEAADGADDDEVAADADLETDTDTETADDEANDTETDDEATDDGVLASETIEYTVDDDTEPFEATFVDCTQAEVTGSFEDGDTIIVATSFYESSGIGNTLGEYAITVGEDTEEPLEGTITYETGDEFTVEETADGATVTVPEGDFGAAITGFSSPDAVPGEINHPNPDAGECVEEVRPELPDLTVENTDPNDDTIAVTFGYENPNDAELIVGSEFLEGTTDDEPPSELEPGTETFTVEWTPEDDDERLVWGVDMSIYDYDEDAVEPAATDPAGEIAPDDPEEAEFDVEIVDTNDPVEPGEPLEIDAAIENVGDDAGEQEIELALEDEPVDATDLELESEEGEEVTLSAETDDLEAGEYAATVSSDDDADETTVTVEEPGEAEFGVEIVDTNDPVEPGEPLEVTAAVENVGDAEDTQTIELALEGDLVDETDLSLEPEDGEEVTLTAETDGLEAGEYTATVASEDDTEATTVVVDEPGEAEFAVSSLEAPETGEPGDTIDVSATIENVGDDAGSQTVTYSVDGDTIDEQQLELEEGGSETVAFQSTLPEGESTHAVATEDDEVSVTIEAIDDTDEEVPAEGEEPDEGLPDEVPEDEVGPPEEVPPDGVPGEEPDDDGPPDDVPDDDGPPDDVPIDDGPPEDVPPVDPPAEPESPDTADEPAPTESLG; encoded by the coding sequence ATGACTGGTGAGCGAGGTGTGGCGGGGGCGGTGCTCGTCGTCGCGTTTTTGATGGTGACGAGCGTGCTGGCGATGCCCGTCATCAGCGACAGCGTGTCGCCGTTTGCAGACGGTGAGGCCGCCGACAGTTCGGATGCTGAAGCGATCGACGCTGACGCCGGTGATCTGACGGCGACGCCGGCATCGTTCGCACAGGACGACACAGACGAAACCGTCGAAATCGACGGTGTAGACGAGACGGACGACACTGATGATGGAGCCGATGCGGACGATGGAGACGACGCCGATGCTGGGGACGATATCGACATCGACGCCGACGATGACGCCGTCGAGGACGGCATCGACGAGGGCGTCGAACTGGCCCAATCGCAGGGCGTCGAGGTGAGTCAAGAACAGCGAGACGCCGCGCTCGAGGCGGCGAGCGAGTCGGCGGCCCAACACCAAGACGCCGAGTCCGAACAGGTCCAGGAGGCGGCGAAAGGTGCGGTTCACGGCTCGCTGATGCAAGAACAGCGCGTCGAAGTCGAGCAGATTCAGGCTGCCGTCGGCGGGTCGACCGACGGCGCGCTCGCCCAACACCAGACGGTCGAGGCGAGCCAGATGCAGGCTGCGACGTGGGGTGCGACCCACGGTGCGCTCGCACAGGAACAGCGCGTGGCCGTCGAACAGATTCAGGTCGCGACGTACGGCGGCGCTGCCGGTGCCGCCGCCGAGGCTGGCGAGAAGGAAATCGACGAGAAGCCCAAGATTCAGGAAGCCGCACAGGGGGCCTCCTATGGCGTCCTCGAGCAACACCAACAGCTCACGGCCGAACAGCGCCAGCAGGTCACGCTCGAGCACGTCCAACACGCCGCGGCGGGGGCGTCGGCGGGTGCGCTCGACGGGTCGACCGAAACGGCGCTCGAGCAGGATCAGCGGATCGACGTCGAGCAAGAACAGCGCGTGGACATCAAGCAGGTCCAGAAGGCCGCGACGGGCGGCGCGAAGGGCGCACTCGTCCAGCAACAGGAGGTGAGCGTCGAGCAGACCCAATCCGCGGCCCACGGCGCGAGCGCGGGCGCGTTGAAGCAGGTGCAGACGGTGAGCGTCGAGCAGGTCCAGCGGGTCTCGAGCACGCAGATTCAGGAAGCCTCCTTCGGTGGGGCGAAGGGATCGATCTCCCAGAGTCAGGAGGCGACGGTCGAGCAGGTCCAGGCCGCGGCTGACGGGGCTGCGGGCGGCGTCCTCGTCCAGCAACAGGAGGTGTCGATTTCGCAGTTGCAGTACGCTGCGGTCGGTGCTGCTGAAGGATCGATCGAAGGCGCGATACAGGAGCAAGTCGTCGAAGTCGAGCAGATTCAGGCCGCGGCGTTCGGTGCGGGCGAGGGCGCGGTCGTCCAGCACCAGGTCGTCGACGTCACGCAGGTCCAGAAACTCGCGACCGGCAGCGCGAGCGGCGTTCTGGCCCAACACCAGGAGGCGACCGTCGAACAGCTACAGATCGCCGCGAGCAGCGCCTGCCAGGAGACCGCGAAGGTCGTCCAGTACCAGCAGATCAGCATCACGCAACTGCAGGTGCTCACGCAAGACGCCGCGAGCGACGCGACCGCGTACGCCATCGCCGAAGGAATCGACGACGGCGTCGTACTCGCACAGTACGTCGAGATCGAACTCGAGCAACGAATCGAAGTGATCGACGAACTCGAGGGCGAGGCGTCGATCACCTTCGCCGATCAGGAGCGCGAGGACGGCGAACGCGTCGTCGTCGACAGCGTTGACCTCTCCGAGGGCGGCTTCGTCGCGATCTACGCCGGCGATTCGGTGGCCGATCCGGACGCCGTCCTCGGCGTCTCGGAGTCCCTCGAGTCCGGCGAGCACGCGGACGTTGAAATCGACCTCGAGGAGCCACTCGAGGACGACCAAACGCTCGTCGCGGTGGCTCACCACGATACCACCGACGACGGCTCGTTCGAGTACGCGGCGTCCGACGGCGTGGAGGACGAACCGTACGTGACGCCGAACGGCGCGCCGGTGCTCGACACGGCGCTCGTGACGGTCGAGGACGTCGACGATCCTGACCCCGAGGCCGTGCTCGAGGTGAGCGATCAGACGGGTGACGGCGAGACGCTCGTCGTCGACGAGGCGAGCGCCGACACCGACTTCGCCGTCACCGCCGAGTACGACGGCGAACAGGTCGAAAGCGAGCGCTTCGAGGCGAACGACACGCAGACCGATCTCGAACTCGCGCTCGAGCCGCCAATCGAGAACGACACGAGCGTCGACGTGGCCGTCGTCGACGACGAGGGCGAGGAACTCGCCACCGACTCGATCGAGTACGAACTCGCGGACGACCCGCCCGACCCCGAGGCGACCCTCGAGGTCAGCGACCAGACGGGCGAGGGTGACTCGCTCGTCGTCGACGAAGCGAGCGCCGACGTTCCGTTCGTCCTCACCGTGAGCGACGACGGCGAGCAACTGGGCCAAAGCGAGGCGTTCGAGGCGAACGACTCCGTCGGTCCGGAATCGATCGACCTCGAGCCACCGCTCGAGGAAGACGCCACGCTCGAGGTCGCTCTCGAGGCGGCCGACGGTGCAGACGATGACGAAGTGGCTGCGGACGCCGACCTCGAGACGGATACGGATACGGAGACGGCTGACGACGAAGCGAACGATACCGAGACTGACGACGAGGCCACTGACGACGGCGTCCTCGCGTCCGAAACGATCGAGTACACCGTCGACGACGACACGGAGCCGTTCGAGGCGACGTTCGTCGACTGCACGCAAGCGGAGGTGACCGGCTCGTTCGAGGACGGCGATACGATTATCGTCGCGACCTCGTTCTACGAGTCGAGTGGCATTGGAAACACGCTCGGCGAGTACGCGATCACGGTCGGCGAGGACACCGAGGAACCGCTCGAGGGCACGATCACCTACGAGACCGGTGACGAGTTCACCGTCGAGGAGACGGCAGACGGCGCGACCGTGACGGTTCCCGAGGGCGACTTCGGCGCGGCGATTACGGGCTTCTCCTCGCCAGATGCGGTGCCGGGCGAGATCAACCACCCGAATCCCGACGCGGGCGAGTGCGTCGAAGAGGTCCGGCCCGAACTCCCAGACCTCACCGTCGAAAATACGGATCCGAACGACGACACTATCGCGGTGACGTTCGGCTACGAGAATCCGAACGACGCCGAACTCATCGTCGGCAGCGAGTTCCTCGAGGGAACGACCGACGACGAGCCACCGAGCGAACTCGAGCCCGGAACGGAGACGTTCACGGTCGAGTGGACGCCCGAAGACGACGACGAGCGACTCGTCTGGGGCGTGGACATGAGCATCTACGACTACGACGAGGACGCAGTTGAGCCCGCCGCGACGGATCCAGCGGGCGAGATCGCACCCGACGATCCCGAAGAGGCCGAGTTCGACGTGGAGATCGTCGACACGAACGACCCCGTCGAACCGGGTGAGCCACTCGAGATCGACGCCGCGATCGAAAACGTGGGCGACGATGCGGGTGAACAGGAGATCGAACTGGCACTCGAGGACGAACCCGTCGACGCGACCGACCTCGAACTCGAGTCCGAGGAGGGTGAGGAGGTGACGCTTTCGGCCGAGACCGACGACCTCGAAGCCGGCGAGTACGCTGCAACCGTCTCGAGCGACGACGACGCCGACGAAACGACGGTCACGGTCGAAGAACCCGGCGAAGCCGAATTCGGTGTGGAGATCGTCGACACGAACGATCCCGTGGAACCGGGCGAGCCACTCGAGGTTACTGCTGCCGTCGAGAACGTCGGCGACGCCGAGGACACCCAAACCATCGAACTGGCACTCGAGGGCGACCTGGTCGACGAAACCGACCTCTCACTCGAGCCAGAGGACGGCGAAGAAGTGACCCTCACGGCCGAGACGGACGGTCTCGAGGCTGGCGAGTACACGGCGACGGTCGCGAGCGAGGACGACACGGAGGCCACGACGGTCGTGGTCGACGAACCCGGCGAAGCCGAGTTCGCCGTGAGTTCGCTCGAGGCACCCGAAACCGGCGAGCCTGGAGACACGATCGACGTGAGTGCGACCATCGAGAACGTCGGCGACGATGCCGGCAGCCAGACGGTGACCTACAGCGTCGACGGTGACACGATCGACGAGCAGCAACTCGAACTCGAGGAAGGCGGGTCGGAGACGGTCGCGTTCCAATCGACGCTCCCCGAGGGCGAGTCGACGCACGCGGTGGCTACCGAAGACGACGAAGTCTCGGTGACGATCGAAGCGATCGACGACACCGACGAGGAGGTGCCTGCGGAAGGTGAGGAACCGGATGAGGGACTTCCGGACGAGGTACCAGAAGACGAGGTCGGTCCGCCGGAAGAAGTGCCGCCGGATGGCGTGCCGGGCGAGGAACCGGATGATGACGGCCCACCGGACGACGTGCCGGATGACGACGGACCACCGGATGACGTACCGATCGACGACGGACCGCCCGAAGACGTCCCACCTGTCGATCCACCAGCGGAACCAGAATCGCCCGACACGGCAGACGAACCTGCGCCCACCGAATCTCTCGGCTAA
- a CDS encoding biotin transporter BioY — METEQASVDLVEGDVVRQFARAAVLAALLGAVAPIAIPLPLSTVPVTLQVLFVFLAGLVLGPVWGTVSLLLYLTAGAIGLPVFSGLEAGLGTLFGQTGGFLWSYPLAAALIGLIVHRGTSLRDPAAVALPTVIVALVAATVLIYAMGAAYAAWLLDLEAWEAIAVFALPFVPGEILKMAAAIAIVRSGRLEPIQS, encoded by the coding sequence ATGGAAACTGAACAGGCTTCGGTTGACCTCGTCGAGGGCGACGTGGTTCGTCAGTTCGCTCGAGCGGCGGTACTCGCCGCGTTGCTCGGTGCCGTTGCACCGATCGCGATCCCGTTGCCGTTGTCGACAGTGCCGGTCACGTTGCAGGTACTGTTCGTCTTTCTCGCCGGCCTCGTCCTGGGCCCGGTCTGGGGGACGGTGTCGCTCCTGTTGTACCTCACCGCCGGGGCGATCGGGTTGCCGGTCTTCTCGGGGCTCGAGGCCGGACTCGGAACGTTGTTCGGTCAGACGGGTGGCTTCCTCTGGTCGTACCCCCTCGCCGCCGCCCTGATCGGACTGATCGTCCACCGCGGGACGAGCCTGCGCGACCCGGCCGCCGTGGCGCTGCCGACCGTAATCGTTGCACTCGTCGCCGCGACGGTTCTCATCTACGCGATGGGTGCCGCCTACGCGGCCTGGCTCCTGGATCTCGAGGCCTGGGAAGCGATCGCCGTGTTTGCGCTCCCGTTCGTCCCCGGAGAAATACTCAAGATGGCCGCCGCGATCGCAATCGTCCGGAGCGGCCGACTCGAGCCGATTCAATCGTGA
- a CDS encoding energy-coupling factor ABC transporter ATP-binding protein, which yields MIEFDSVSHAFDDVSVLSDVSLSIDDGTFVVLAGANGSGKTTLLRHCNGLLSPGSGTVLVDGTPVEDDLIGARSSVGMVFQHPRDQFVAATVGADVAFGPENLGLSREEIDRRVEGALEAVNLAGREDDLIEHLSGGEQSRVAIAGALAMNPTHLVLDEPFTGLDAPARRSVLARLESLVDDGTGVLLATHDLRDVRELADRIVAMRDGRVVVDGRPDAALAELGALEVRVPDH from the coding sequence ATGATCGAATTCGATTCCGTCTCCCACGCCTTCGACGACGTCTCCGTCCTCTCTGACGTCTCGCTGTCGATCGACGACGGGACGTTCGTCGTCCTCGCGGGAGCCAACGGTAGCGGCAAGACGACGCTCCTACGTCACTGTAACGGCCTCCTGTCGCCGGGTTCGGGCACCGTGCTCGTCGACGGAACGCCCGTCGAAGACGACCTGATCGGTGCCCGCTCGAGCGTCGGCATGGTCTTTCAACACCCGCGGGATCAGTTCGTCGCCGCGACGGTTGGCGCCGACGTCGCCTTCGGCCCCGAAAATCTCGGCCTCTCGCGCGAGGAGATCGACCGTCGGGTCGAGGGTGCACTCGAGGCGGTCAACTTGGCCGGGCGCGAAGACGACCTAATCGAGCACCTCTCGGGCGGCGAGCAATCCCGCGTCGCCATCGCGGGCGCACTCGCGATGAATCCGACCCACCTCGTCCTCGATGAGCCCTTCACCGGCCTCGACGCACCCGCCCGTCGATCCGTGCTCGCTCGCCTCGAGTCGCTCGTCGACGACGGGACGGGCGTCCTGCTCGCGACCCACGACCTGCGGGACGTGCGCGAGCTTGCCGACCGAATCGTCGCCATGCGCGACGGCCGGGTCGTCGTGGACGGCCGCCCCGACGCTGCACTCGCGGAACTCGGCGCACTCGAAGTGCGCGTTCCCGATCACTGA
- a CDS encoding energy-coupling factor transporter transmembrane component T family protein has protein sequence MLTYDPDDTFAHRLDPRSKLAVQIGFAATALAHTSLRALLALTVVTGVILLVARVPVLEALSAYRFALVFLVLAPLVAGLTLGPPWFDLADASDSARASYRVLLILLVSAAYIRSTPVRASRAAIQRTIPGKAGQILGIGVSLVFRFLPVIRGDLRTIRDAMAARLGGERRVVDRASTLGILGLTRAFDRADRLALAMQARCFAWNPTLPALSFSRTDYVALAVAVGFGLSAFI, from the coding sequence ATGCTCACCTACGACCCCGACGACACGTTCGCCCACCGACTCGATCCGCGGTCCAAACTGGCCGTCCAGATCGGATTCGCAGCGACCGCGCTGGCCCACACCAGTCTGCGCGCGCTGCTCGCGCTTACCGTCGTGACGGGGGTCATTCTGCTCGTCGCTCGCGTCCCCGTCCTCGAGGCGCTCTCCGCCTATCGGTTCGCGCTGGTCTTTCTGGTACTCGCGCCCCTAGTCGCTGGCCTCACGCTCGGCCCACCGTGGTTCGATCTCGCAGACGCCAGCGACTCGGCTCGAGCGAGCTACCGGGTGCTCCTCATCTTGCTCGTCAGCGCCGCCTACATCCGTTCGACGCCGGTCCGAGCCTCTCGAGCGGCGATTCAACGCACGATCCCCGGAAAGGCGGGTCAGATACTCGGAATCGGCGTCTCGCTCGTCTTCCGATTTCTGCCGGTCATCCGAGGCGACCTCCGAACGATCCGCGACGCGATGGCGGCCCGACTCGGCGGGGAACGGCGCGTCGTCGACCGCGCCAGCACGCTCGGGATTCTGGGGCTCACGCGGGCGTTCGATCGCGCGGACAGGCTCGCACTCGCCATGCAGGCGCGCTGTTTCGCCTGGAATCCGACGCTGCCAGCGCTCTCGTTTTCCCGAACGGACTACGTCGCCCTCGCGGTCGCCGTCGGATTCGGACTATCCGCGTTCATCTGA
- a CDS encoding MOSC domain-containing protein codes for MHETGTVERIFTAPEAEAEMCERREVEALERSGLRGDRYFSEIETGTFVSWSADEQRPDGYDLTLIEQEALEAIEREADIDLAPGDHRRNIETSGTPLNHLVGERFRVGDVVCVGDRLCEPCGFLERHTEDGVEAALTHRGGLRADVLEGGTIRAGAEISLLE; via the coding sequence ATGCACGAGACAGGGACGGTCGAACGGATATTCACCGCACCGGAGGCCGAAGCCGAGATGTGCGAGCGCCGCGAGGTCGAAGCCCTCGAGCGCAGCGGCTTACGCGGAGATCGGTACTTCAGCGAGATCGAGACGGGAACGTTCGTCAGTTGGAGCGCGGACGAGCAGCGACCGGACGGCTACGACCTCACGCTGATCGAACAGGAGGCCCTCGAGGCGATCGAACGAGAAGCGGACATCGACCTCGCACCCGGCGACCACCGACGCAACATCGAGACCAGCGGGACGCCGCTGAATCACCTCGTCGGCGAACGATTCCGAGTCGGAGACGTCGTCTGCGTGGGTGATCGACTCTGTGAACCGTGTGGCTTCCTCGAGCGTCACACCGAAGACGGGGTGGAAGCCGCCCTGACGCATCGCGGTGGGCTTCGAGCCGACGTTCTCGAGGGCGGGACCATCAGGGCTGGCGCGGAAATTTCTTTGCTCGAGTGA
- a CDS encoding FAD-dependent oxidoreductase, with amino-acid sequence MTETFVVVGGDAAGMSAASKAKRDDPDLAVVVFEKGEWVSYGACGLPYYVKGEIQSLESLVSVTPEEFREQRGIDLRTGHEVVSIDPDERTVTAESESKTVVQSYDHLLLATGAEPVMPDIEGTEREGVYTLGSMSDGKELREYVARARDGESFSQPDRGPACQYLEDCTGPVGIVGGGYIGLEMAEALAEHEFEVHLFQRGERVLTQFSEQTSEKVATHLREQDVVVHLESDVRELAGDDGGGGRDGNGGGGGGRDGDGNGGGGGGRDGDGNGGGDGEDGTGEVDSVVTDDESVSVDMVLVGTGVTPRTALAEAAGIECGETGAIATDAYCETNVADVYAAGDCAEATHTVTGEPAYVPLALTANRHGRAVGQTVTGTPTDGGTIAGTAAVKTFDLEAARTGILDHDDARAAGFDPVTETVDAKSRAGYYPEGGTVTVTLCADRDSGRVLGASLVSEYGEGAVHRSHAIVGALEEDATVFDLENYDLAYAPPFNTTWDPVLVAAKVLSGTLRDA; translated from the coding sequence ATGACGGAAACGTTCGTCGTCGTCGGCGGCGACGCAGCTGGGATGTCCGCGGCGAGCAAGGCCAAACGAGACGACCCAGACCTCGCGGTCGTCGTCTTCGAAAAGGGTGAGTGGGTCTCCTACGGCGCGTGCGGATTGCCCTACTACGTCAAAGGGGAAATTCAATCGCTCGAGTCGCTCGTCTCGGTGACGCCCGAGGAGTTCAGAGAGCAGCGAGGTATCGACTTACGGACGGGCCACGAGGTTGTCTCGATCGATCCGGACGAGCGAACGGTTACGGCCGAATCTGAGTCGAAGACGGTCGTTCAGTCGTACGATCACCTGTTGCTGGCGACCGGTGCAGAGCCAGTGATGCCGGATATCGAAGGCACCGAGCGCGAAGGCGTCTACACGCTCGGGTCGATGAGCGACGGCAAGGAACTGCGTGAGTACGTCGCTCGCGCCCGCGACGGCGAATCGTTTTCCCAACCAGATCGCGGCCCGGCCTGTCAGTATCTCGAGGACTGTACCGGCCCCGTCGGCATCGTCGGCGGTGGGTACATCGGCCTCGAGATGGCCGAGGCGTTGGCCGAACACGAGTTCGAGGTCCACCTCTTTCAGCGCGGCGAGCGTGTGCTGACCCAATTTAGCGAGCAGACGAGCGAGAAGGTGGCGACGCACCTTCGAGAACAAGACGTTGTGGTTCACCTCGAGAGCGACGTTCGCGAACTGGCTGGCGATGACGGTGGCGGTGGCCGTGACGGTAACGGTGGCGGTGGCGGTGGCCGTGACGGTGACGGTAACGGTGGCGGCGGCGGTGGCCGTGACGGTGACGGTAACGGTGGCGGCGACGGTGAAGACGGCACGGGGGAGGTCGATTCCGTCGTCACGGACGACGAGTCAGTCTCCGTCGACATGGTATTGGTCGGGACCGGTGTAACGCCACGGACCGCACTCGCCGAGGCGGCCGGGATCGAGTGCGGCGAGACGGGGGCGATCGCGACGGACGCCTACTGCGAGACGAACGTCGCCGACGTCTACGCGGCGGGTGACTGTGCCGAAGCGACCCACACCGTCACCGGCGAGCCGGCGTACGTCCCCCTGGCGCTCACCGCGAATCGTCACGGTCGCGCGGTCGGCCAGACCGTGACGGGAACGCCGACGGACGGTGGAACCATCGCGGGAACGGCCGCCGTCAAGACGTTCGACCTCGAGGCGGCCCGGACCGGCATTCTGGATCACGACGATGCGCGAGCAGCCGGATTCGACCCGGTTACGGAGACCGTCGACGCGAAATCTCGCGCGGGCTACTACCCCGAGGGCGGCACCGTCACCGTCACACTGTGTGCCGATCGCGACTCCGGGCGCGTCCTCGGCGCGAGTCTCGTGAGCGAGTACGGCGAAGGCGCGGTCCATCGCAGTCACGCCATCGTCGGGGCGCTTGAGGAGGACGCGACCGTCTTCGACCTCGAGAACTACGACCTCGCGTACGCGCCGCCGTTCAACACGACGTGGGATCCGGTGCTCGTCGCCGCGAAGGTGCTCTCGGGAACGCTTCGGGATGCCTGA